In Romeriopsis navalis LEGE 11480, the sequence TTTTTTGCCTGTTGCAAATATTCCAGACTTGACTGCAGTGCTTGATCGGCTGCAGTGACTTGACCCAGCTGATGATAAGTCAGGGCAAGATTGCCGAGTCCAACTGCTTTCATCAGCGGATTGTGGCTAAGGCGAATGGCTTGCTGCCAATCAGAAACGGCACGGCTGTATTGTTGATTGGCATAGCGATCGGTGGCCTGTTGTAGCCAAACCTGAGCATTATTACTTTGGGCTGGTGTCGCCATTGCCAACCAGACGCTCATCAATAGGGCAAGGCAAAATGCCAGGCTGGATTTTAGAAAGGTTGCCATAGAACAGAGAGGTATAGACCGTTTTCCTGTAATGTGCGTCGATTGTCACTGCGCCGCGTGAAAGGGATGCCGTATTCCAAGGTGGCGGTGAGTCGATCACCGGTTTGCCAACGCAGTCCGAATCCACCAGAAAATAAGGTGCTGAGTTCAGGATCAGCGCGGTTGCGATTCCAACCATGACCAATATCGATAAATGGCGTGAGAGATAATTTGCTATTCCATTGTTTGAACCGAGCGATCGGTAACCGCATTTCGGCACTGGCAAAAATCCCATTGTCAGCGAGGAGGGTATCTTGTCGGTAGCCACGTCCCCGTTCGCTGCCGCCGATCCCAAACTGTTCAAATGATAGGAGGGGGCGATCACTCAGTTGCAAATCAGTGCGCAATAATAATAAGCGATCGGGATTATCACCTAACACTCGAACATACTGGGCTTGCCCCCGCCAGGAGAAGAATGTGCTGTCGGCGCGATCTTGGTTCTGGGTCGCACCAAAACTCGGAACTCCCAGGCTGAATTGAGAGCGTAGAGCATAGACTTCACGGCTACTACGCTGTGTCCAGTCCTGAAAGAATCGCAGTGCGGATACGTTGATACGACCCTGGTCATCGGCATCAAAGGAAAGCGGGAAAGCGCCGACATCATCTAAACCGACAAATGTTTGACTGCGGCGATGGGAGAATGTTAGACCGATCTCGAATGCATTATTCGGTGTTTGTTGGATTGGGTGTCGGAGGCTGAGTTCGTAGTAACGTGATCTGGATGTGATATCAAGGAGATTGGCAGGGGCTTCAACAATACTACTGTTGATGCTGCCATAGTCAAGGCTGAGGGTGGTGTTGCTGGGGGTAATGGGAATTTGATAGGCAATGTTAAAGCGGTTGTTGCCTTGGGTGTTGTCATAGCCAGCACTGAGGCGATCACCAAGCCCAAGTAGGTTGTTTTCAGCCAGTTGGATACTACGTTCAAAGCTGCCAATGCTAGGCGATCGACGATTGTTTAGGTTGATTTGGCTTTGGAAGGTTGGTGCTTCTTGGATACTGAGATTCAGCCGACTTTTACCGGGCTGTGTGCCGCTGGAAAGCGTGGCGGAAAGCTGACTAATAAGTGGATTGAGTCGTAGGAGTTGGAGATCTTGGATGAGGCGATTTCGATTAAGTGGCGGTTTGGCTGCTTGGGCAATGCGACTGCGGATGTAGCCACTGTTTAAACGTGGATTGCCTTGAATTTCGATACTTTCTAGTTCTCCTTCAATGACATTGATCTGGACGGGTTCTTGAGGGCCAAATTCTTGGGTTGGAATGTAGGCACCTGTAGTGATGTAGCCCTTTTGAATATAGCTTTCGGTAATCGCATCACGAATCGCGATGACATCACCAAATCGATAGCTGCGGGCATCAATTTTGGGTGCTTGCGTGAGGCAGGTTTGCAATTGAGTTTGCCTCTCCTGTTCCCTCAGCAAGACACGGCGACGTAATTGCCTTTGGCACAATGTGGTTTGAACCAGTTGGTCGATTTCGGTTTGATTAAAGATCTGACTACCCTGGATGATAAACCCGGTTGTCCGGAATTCAATATCTTTGCCTGGTTTGCTGGTGGGTGGGCGAATAATTGGGGGTGTTGGGAGTGGGGGTGATGCGGTTGGTATCGTCGGTGGTGTGACCTCAATGGTCTTTTCTGAGGGGGTACGATCGCGCGGCAGGTTGATTGTCTGGGCCACTGCTGGTTGCCAGACGAGTAGTATGCTGATGGGTATGAATAAAATTCGAGGCTTCATTGCAGTAGTTCG encodes:
- a CDS encoding ShlB/FhaC/HecB family hemolysin secretion/activation protein, with protein sequence MKPRILFIPISILLVWQPAVAQTINLPRDRTPSEKTIEVTPPTIPTASPPLPTPPIIRPPTSKPGKDIEFRTTGFIIQGSQIFNQTEIDQLVQTTLCQRQLRRRVLLREQERQTQLQTCLTQAPKIDARSYRFGDVIAIRDAITESYIQKGYITTGAYIPTQEFGPQEPVQINVIEGELESIEIQGNPRLNSGYIRSRIAQAAKPPLNRNRLIQDLQLLRLNPLISQLSATLSSGTQPGKSRLNLSIQEAPTFQSQINLNNRRSPSIGSFERSIQLAENNLLGLGDRLSAGYDNTQGNNRFNIAYQIPITPSNTTLSLDYGSINSSIVEAPANLLDITSRSRYYELSLRHPIQQTPNNAFEIGLTFSHRRSQTFVGLDDVGAFPLSFDADDQGRINVSALRFFQDWTQRSSREVYALRSQFSLGVPSFGATQNQDRADSTFFSWRGQAQYVRVLGDNPDRLLLLRTDLQLSDRPLLSFEQFGIGGSERGRGYRQDTLLADNGIFASAEMRLPIARFKQWNSKLSLTPFIDIGHGWNRNRADPELSTLFSGGFGLRWQTGDRLTATLEYGIPFTRRSDNRRTLQENGLYLSVLWQPF